A region from the Nematostella vectensis chromosome 13, jaNemVect1.1, whole genome shotgun sequence genome encodes:
- the LOC125558940 gene encoding uncharacterized protein K02A2.6-like, with the protein MNIIPPPHPLNLTGNVDEAWKKFKQRFDLYIEAIEAHKKSDEHIIALLLTVAGPEVIEIFNTLTFSEEEKETVYTQKETEKDRDLLSNVIQKTHETKKNDWLIQAQVEGTKIKFKLDTGAQVNVLPLSEYKKLVNKPQMRQTKMTIRSYTGEKKREKDEVFFVIVLQECQAILGLETCEKFKLITMVNTVIKDRTMGDNNYSDNNDHTFKDEIMNEFADVFEGRYRVSSSYKIKLKDDANPVIHPARTFPVSLSERLDKELNRLTKLGIVKKIEEPTEWVNSLVIVEKPNGDLRLCLDPKDLNQCNISEHYRIPTRRFWQIPLDEESSKLCTFNTPNGRYCFSRVPFGISSPPEVFHRTIAQLFEGMDGVTSIHDDILVWGNTVSEHDERLRKTLSKAQGVGLKLNVNKCRFRVKELTFLGDKITTERVQPDPDKVNAIQDMPQPTCKVELQRYFGMVNYLDKFVPNLSAKTVALRSL; encoded by the exons ATGAATATCATACCGCCCCCACATCCTCTAAATCTGACTGGGAATGTCGACGAGGCGTGGAAGAAGTTTAAACAACGATTCGATCTGTATATTGAAGCCATAGAAGCTCACAAGAAATCAGACGAGCATATAATCGCACTGCTTTTGACGGTCGCCGGGCCAGAGGTAATTGAAATTTTTAATACCCTAACCTTCTCAGAGGAAGAGAAAG AAACTGTTTACACACAAAAGGAAACAGAAAAGGACAGAGATCTTCTTTCTAATGTAATACAGAAAACACATGAAACCAAAAAGAATGATTGGCTGATACAGGCACAAGTAGAAGGCACAAAGATCAAATTCAAATTGGATACGGGTGCCCAAGTAAATGTCTTACCCCTTAGTGAGTACAAAAAGCTAGTAAACAAGCCTCAAATGAGGCAAACTAAGATGACAATAAGGTCATACActggagagaaaaaaagagaaaaagatgAAGTGTTTTTTGTCATAGTACTTCAAGAATGTCAAGCAATCTTAGGATTAGAGACATGTGAAAAGTTTAAACTAATAACAATGGTTAATACTGTTATCAAGGACCGTACCATGGGAGATAACAACTATAGTGACAACAACGATCACACATTCAAAGATGAAATAATGAATGAATTTGCTGATGTATTTGAAGGAAGGTATAGGGTGTCTTCCAGTTACAAGATTAAGCTCAAGGATGATGCTAACCCTGTTATACATCCTGCAAGAACATTTCCTGTGAGTCTGAGCGAAAGGCTAGATAAGGAGCTCAATCGGTTGACCAAGCTGGGAATTGTAAAGAAGATAGAAGAACCAACCGAGTGGGTAAATTCCCTTGTTATTGTAGAAAAGCCAAATGGAGACCTAAGGCTTTGCTTGGATCCAAAAGATCTAAATCAGTGCAACATCAGCGAGCACTATCGCATTCCAACAAGAA GATTCTGGCAAATTCCCTTAGATGAAGAAAGTTCTAAGCTCTGCACATTTAACACACCCAATGGCAGATACTGCTTCTCAAGGGTACCATTTGGAATTTCCAGCCCTCCTGAAGTTTTCCATCGTACTATTGCTCAGTTGTTTGAAGGCATGGACGGTGTTACATCAATTCATGATGATATATTAGTATGGGGAAACACAGTAAGTGAGCATGATGAACGATTGCGTAAGACCCTATCTAAGGCACAGGGAGTTGGGTTGAAACTCAATGTAAATAAGTGTCGTTTCAGAGTCAAGGAACTGACTTTCCTGGGTGACAAGATCACTACAGAAAGAGTCCAACCTGATCCTGACAAGGTAAATGCTATACAAGACATGCCCCAACCCACATGTAAAGTCGAGCTACAGAGATACTTCGGAATGGTAAACTACTTAGACAAGTTTGTACCAAATCTATCTGCCAAGACGGTAGCCCTTAGAAGCTTATAG